One Vespa crabro chromosome 1, iyVesCrab1.2, whole genome shotgun sequence genomic region harbors:
- the LOC124424426 gene encoding probable serine/threonine-protein kinase clkA, whose protein sequence is NNNNNNSNNNNNNNNNNNNNKHNNNNNNNNNNNNNNNNNKNNKNNNNKNKNNNNNNINNNNNNNNNNNNNNNNNINNNNNNNNNNNNNTKNNNNNNNKKNNNNNNNNNNNNNNNNYNNNKNNNNNNNNNNNNNNNNNNNIINNNNNNNNNNNNNNNNYNNNKNNNNNNNNNNNNNNNNNNNIINNNNNNNNNNNNNNNNNNNNNNNNNNNNNNNNTNNNNNNNNNNNNNNNNNNNKNNNNNNNNNNNNNNNNNNNNNNNNINNNNNNINNNNNNNNNNNNNNNNYNNNNNNNNNNNNNNNKNNNHNNINNNNNNNN, encoded by the coding sequence aataacaataacaataacagtaacaataacaataacaataacaataacaataacaataacaaacacaataacaataacaataacaataacaataataataacaataacaataacaataagaataacaaaaacaataacaataagaataaaaataacaataataataatattaacaataataataacaataataataataataataataataacaataacaatatcaataacaataacaataacaataacaataacaataataatactaagaataataataataacaataataaaaaaaataacaataataataacaataataataacaataacaataataataattataacaataacaaaaataataacaataataataacaataacaataacaataataataataataacaataatattatcaataacaataataataacaataataataacaataacaataataataattataacaataacaaaaacaataacaataataataacaataacaataacaataataataataataacaataatattatcaataacaataataataacaataataataacaataacaataataataataataataataacaataacaataacaataacaataataataacaataatactaataataacaataacaataacaataataataacaataataataataacaataacaataaaaataataataataataataataataacaataacaataacaacaataacaataacaataacaataataataatattaataacaataataataatattaacaataataataacaataataataacaataataataacaataacaattacaataacaataacaataataataacaataacaataacaataacaataaaaataataatcacaataatattaataacaataacaataacaataat
- the LOC124424438 gene encoding uncharacterized protein DDB_G0287625-like — INNNNNNNNNNNKNNNNNNNNNNNNNNNNNNNNNNNNNNNNNMNNNNNNNNNNNNNNNKNNNNNNINNNNNNNNYNNNSNNNNNNNNSNNNNNNNNNNNNNNNNNKHNNNNNNINNNNNNNNNNKNNKNNNNKNKNNNNNNINNNNNNNNNNNNNNNNNNINNNNNNNNNNNNNTKNNNNNY, encoded by the coding sequence attaataataataataacaataacaataacaataataaaaataataacaataataataacaataataataacaataacaataataataataataataacaataacaataataataataataataatatgaataataataataataataacaataataataataataacaataataaaaacaataacaataataatattaataataataataacaataacaattacaataacaatagcaataacaataacaataacaataacagtaacaataacaataacaataacaataacaataacaataacaataacaataacaaacacaataacaataacaataacattaacaataataataacaataacaataacaataagaataacaaaaacaataacaataagaataaaaataacaataataataatattaacaataataataacaataataataataataataataataataacaataacaatatcaataacaataacaataacaataacaataacaataataatactaagaataataataataactat
- the LOC124432834 gene encoding probable cyclin-dependent serine/threonine-protein kinase DDB_G0292550 yields the protein NNNNNYNNNKNNNNNNNNNNNNNNNNNNNIINNNNNNNNNNNNNNNNYNNNKNNNNNNNNNNNNNNNNNNNIINNNNNNNNNNNNNNNNNNNNNNNNNNNNNNNNTNNNNNNNNNNNNNNNNNNNKNNNNNNNNNNNNNNNNNNNNNNNNINNNNNNINNNNNNNNNNINNNNNYNNNNNNNNNNNNNNNKNNNHNNNNNNNNNNSNNNNNNNNNNNNNNNKHNNNNNNINNNNNNNNNNDNNNNNINNNNININNNNNNNNNNNKNNNNNNNNNNNNNNNNKHNNNNNNINNNNNNNNNNKNNKNNNNKNKNNNNNNINNNNNNNNNNNNNNNNNNINNNNNNNNNNNNNTKNNNNNNNKKNNNNNNNNNNNNNNNNYNNNKNNNNNNNNNNNNNNNNNNNIINNNNNNNNNNNNNNNNYNNNKNNNNNNNNNNNNNNYNNNNIINNNNNNNNNNNNNNNNNNNNNNNNNNNNNNNNTNNNNNNNNNNNNNNNNNNNKNNNNNNNNNNNNNNNNNNNNNNNNNNNNNNNINNNNNNNNNNNNN from the exons aacaataataataattataacaataacaaaaataataacaataataataacaataacaataacaataataataataataacaataatattatcaataacaataataataacaataataataacaataacaataataataattataacaataacaaaaacaataacaataataataacaataacaataacaataataataataataacaataatattatcaataacaataataataacaataataataacaataacaataataataataataataataacaataacaataacaataacaataataataacaataatactaataataacaataacaataacaataataataacaataataataataacaataacaataaaaataataataataataataataataacaataacaataacaacaataacaataacaataacaataataataatattaataacaataataataatattaacaataataataacaataataataacaatattaataacaataacaattacaataacaataacaataataataacaataacaataacaataacaataaaaataataatcacaataat aataacaataacaataacaataacagtaacaataacaataacaataacaataacaataacaataacaataacaaacacaataacaataacaataacattaacaataataataacaataacaat aataacgataataataacaataacattaacaataacaatatcaatatcaataacaataacaataacaataataataacaataaaaataacaataacaataacaataacaataataataataataataataacaaacacaataacaataacaataacattaacaataataataacaataacaataacaataagaataacaaaaacaataacaataagaataaaaataacaataataataatattaacaataataataacaataataataataataataataataataacaataacaatatcaataacaataacaataacaataacaataacaataataatactaagaataataataataacaataataaaaaaaataacaataataataacaataataataacaataacaataataataattataacaataacaaaaataataacaataataataacaataacaataacaataataataataataacaataatattatcaataacaataataataacaataataataacaataacaataataataattataacaataacaaaaacaataacaataataataacaataacaataacaataataattataataacaataatattatcaataacaataataataacaataataataacaataacaataataataataataataataacaataacaataacaataacaataataataacaataatactaataataacaataacaataacaataataataacaataataataataacaataacaataaaaataataataataataataataataacaataacaataacaacaataacaataacaataacaataataataataataataacaataataataatattaacaataataataacaataataataacaataataataac